A window from Plodia interpunctella isolate USDA-ARS_2022_Savannah chromosome 2, ilPloInte3.2, whole genome shotgun sequence encodes these proteins:
- the LOC128676888 gene encoding uncharacterized protein LOC128676888, translated as MKILAVVLMLLACCYCCCYCLEGNELLLEDSRAKKKKSSLKIWAMILLLVFSKVAAIKVATFFMFLAFFQKLFYLVGIVLNYFLKSRIMAPKPQPVYGAPQDYNTLGYSYGPPEDTYAAPENSLPAVSDIGGSLNWLFNKNH; from the exons atgaaaatattagcAGTTGTATTGATGTTGTTGGCGTGTTGTTATTGTTGCTGTTATTGCCTGGAAGGGAATGAACTGTTGTTGGAAGACTCTAGAgccaagaagaagaagagttCTCTGAAAATATGGG CCATGATCCTTCTACTAGTGTTCTCTAAAGTGGCTGCAATCAAAGTGGCTACTTTCTTCATGTTCCTGGCGTTCTTTCAAAAGCTGTTTTACCTCGTCGGCATAGTCCTCAACTACTTCCTGAAGAGTAGGATCATGGCCCCAAAGCCTCAGCCAGTGTATGGGGCCCCCCAGGACTACAACACCCTGGGCTACAGCTACGGACCCCCTGAAGATACGTACGCAGCCCCTGAGAATTCCCTACCGGCCGTGTCTGATATAGGGGGGTCATTAAATTGGttatttaataagaatcattag